A single genomic interval of Rhizobium leguminosarum bv. trifolii WSM1325 harbors:
- a CDS encoding Activator of Hsp90 ATPase 1 family protein (PFAM: Activator of Hsp90 ATPase 1 family protein~KEGG: rec:RHECIAT_CH0003730 hypothetical protein), with protein sequence MSLGIRVSGRIGRPVAEVFDAVVNPKKLSSYFTTIGGASAPLVKGTTVTWWKDAPVEVVELVPESRIVLRWDGGTGEDEAKYKTLVEMNFKPLEDGGTLVTIAETGWREDDSGRRGTYLNCEGWTQMLCCMKAFVEYGINLREGMFLSEMKGEPASAPDI encoded by the coding sequence ATGTCTCTCGGAATCCGCGTTTCCGGCCGCATCGGCCGTCCCGTCGCAGAGGTGTTCGATGCCGTCGTCAATCCGAAGAAGCTCAGCAGCTATTTCACCACGATCGGCGGAGCGAGCGCGCCGCTCGTGAAGGGCACGACGGTGACCTGGTGGAAGGATGCGCCGGTCGAGGTCGTCGAACTGGTGCCGGAAAGCCGCATCGTGCTGCGCTGGGATGGCGGCACTGGCGAAGACGAGGCGAAGTACAAGACGCTGGTCGAGATGAACTTCAAGCCGCTGGAAGACGGCGGCACGCTGGTGACGATCGCCGAGACCGGCTGGCGCGAAGACGATTCCGGCCGGCGCGGCACCTATCTCAACTGCGAAGGCTGGACGCAGATGCTTTGCTGCATGAAGGCTTTCGTCGAATACGGCATCAATCTGCGCGAGGGCATGTTCCTCAGCGAGATGAAGGGTGAGCCGGCCAGCGCGCCTGATATTTAA
- a CDS encoding transcriptional regulator, ArsR family (PFAM: regulatory protein ArsR~SMART: regulatory protein ArsR~KEGG: ret:RHE_CH03490 ArsR family transcriptional regulator), whose protein sequence is MSSESTDDPVFKALAHHRRREILDLLKDGPRTTGTLCEMFPEMDRCTVMLHLKVLEEADLVIARKEGRERWNHLNSLPIKHIYDRWISAYAGHALSILDRLKGDLEGQPE, encoded by the coding sequence ATGTCAAGCGAATCAACCGACGACCCAGTCTTCAAGGCGCTGGCGCATCATCGCCGCCGCGAAATCCTCGATCTGCTCAAGGATGGCCCCCGAACCACAGGGACCCTTTGCGAGATGTTTCCGGAGATGGATCGCTGCACGGTGATGCTGCATCTGAAGGTACTGGAAGAGGCCGATCTGGTCATCGCCAGGAAGGAAGGCCGCGAGCGCTGGAACCATCTGAACAGCCTGCCGATCAAGCACATCTATGACCGCTGGATCAGCGCCTATGCCGGCCATGCGCTCTCTATCCTCGACCGGCTGAAAGGCGACCTGGAAGGTCAGCCCGAATAA
- a CDS encoding transcriptional regulator, XRE family (PFAM: helix-turn-helix domain protein~SMART: helix-turn-helix domain protein~KEGG: rec:RHECIAT_CH0003732 hypothetical protein) has protein sequence MTISGAGIRRMRLLRSMKQEHLAELLGVNQATISRWERDKLALSPEQAIKLERIFASPPHAAVDAALKRLVEDSVRPVHLICDRTHRLLATSRPRHAEWRAPLGAFLGRSLFSYASAEIAAAEQSLEERGWHAGRLSSLTLDTGANGNALLPIAAGRMTWERIMLSDGSAGRLVTTIG, from the coding sequence ATGACGATATCCGGAGCCGGCATACGCCGCATGCGGCTGCTGCGGAGCATGAAGCAGGAACATCTCGCCGAACTCCTCGGCGTCAACCAGGCGACGATCTCACGCTGGGAGCGCGATAAGCTCGCCCTTTCGCCCGAACAGGCTATCAAGCTGGAACGGATTTTCGCCTCGCCGCCACATGCAGCAGTCGATGCGGCGCTGAAGCGGCTGGTCGAGGATTCCGTCCGGCCGGTGCATCTGATCTGCGACCGCACCCACCGGCTGCTCGCCACCTCTCGCCCGCGGCACGCGGAGTGGCGGGCGCCGCTCGGCGCCTTTCTCGGCCGCTCTCTATTCTCCTACGCCTCCGCCGAGATCGCCGCCGCCGAGCAGTCGCTGGAGGAGCGCGGCTGGCATGCGGGCAGGCTCTCGTCGCTGACGCTTGATACCGGCGCCAACGGCAATGCGCTGCTGCCGATCGCCGCCGGCCGCATGACCTGGGAAAGGATCATGCTTTCCGATGGCAGCGCCGGCCGCCTCGTCACGACCATCGGCTGA
- a CDS encoding NAD-dependent epimerase/dehydratase (PFAM: NAD-dependent epimerase/dehydratase; Male sterility domain; 3-beta hydroxysteroid dehydrogenase/isomerase; polysaccharide biosynthesis protein CapD; dTDP-4-dehydrorhamnose reductase~KEGG: ret:RHE_CH03492 putative UDP-glucose 4-epimerase protein), producing MTILVTGSAGHLGEALMQTLRAESRWVRGIDIKPSAFTDMVGSISDRAFVRQVMSGISHVIHAATLHKPHVATHGNYDFLDTNIAGTLHLLEEATTAGVASFVFTSTTSTFGAALTPAAGEPAAWVTEDVLPVAKNIYGVTKLAAEGLCELFARKSGLPVAILRTSRFFPENDDDPDIRNGYLAENAQANELLHRRVDISDVVGAHLLALEKAPAIGFGRYIISATTPFSANDLAAIRRDAPHVVERLFQGAGALYASRGWKMFPSLDRVYVNERARRELGWQPRYDFRFVLDCLRDNREWRSPLALNVGSKGYHDEVFAEGPYPVG from the coding sequence ATGACGATACTGGTGACGGGAAGTGCCGGCCATCTCGGCGAGGCGCTGATGCAGACCTTGAGGGCGGAAAGCCGCTGGGTGCGCGGCATCGATATCAAGCCCTCGGCTTTTACCGACATGGTCGGCTCGATCAGTGATCGCGCCTTCGTCCGCCAGGTGATGTCGGGCATCAGCCACGTCATCCATGCCGCGACGCTGCACAAACCGCATGTGGCGACCCACGGCAATTATGATTTCCTCGACACCAATATCGCCGGCACTCTGCACCTGCTCGAAGAGGCGACCACCGCAGGCGTCGCAAGCTTCGTCTTCACCAGCACCACCAGCACCTTCGGTGCGGCATTGACGCCGGCTGCCGGCGAACCGGCGGCATGGGTGACCGAGGACGTGCTTCCCGTCGCGAAAAACATCTACGGCGTGACGAAACTCGCCGCCGAAGGTCTGTGCGAACTCTTCGCCCGCAAATCCGGCCTGCCGGTCGCCATTCTCAGGACTTCGCGTTTCTTTCCCGAAAATGACGACGATCCTGACATTCGCAACGGCTATTTGGCAGAGAACGCCCAGGCCAATGAGCTTCTTCACCGCCGCGTCGATATCAGCGACGTGGTCGGCGCCCATCTGCTGGCGCTCGAAAAGGCGCCGGCGATCGGCTTTGGCCGCTACATCATCTCCGCCACGACGCCGTTTTCGGCAAATGATCTCGCCGCGATCCGGCGCGACGCGCCTCACGTCGTCGAACGACTGTTCCAGGGTGCAGGCGCCCTTTACGCATCACGCGGCTGGAAGATGTTTCCTTCGCTCGACCGTGTCTATGTCAACGAACGCGCAAGGCGGGAACTCGGCTGGCAGCCGCGATATGATTTCCGTTTCGTGCTCGATTGCCTGCGCGACAACAGGGAGTGGCGAAGCCCTTTGGCGCTGAATGTCGGCTCCAAGGGCTACCACGATGAGGTCTTCGCCGAAGGGCCTTACCCGGTCGGATAG
- a CDS encoding conserved hypothetical protein (KEGG: hypothetical protein) — MKNVRPYTARLFAAVLAASAAVPVVAMAENSATVGGLTFVNKGLVGIGRIPANQRDKFGETFGSGSGMAIDPAAWSRDGAGYKGTLYLLPDRGYNAVGTVDYRPRLNTISIGLTPTAPGAAPEVGKEQSGVDARLVDSTLFVDDRGGDMTGLDPESGVRPAAGDFPPLPQATNGKIALDNEAIIRMADGSMFVSDEYGPYIYHFSADGHLLSATQPPKALLPMRKGALSFASNNPGPGASAPDPKDPETGRQNNQGLEGMAMTPDGKFIIAVLQSAARQDGGDSGSTRQNTRALIYDAADPDHLKLMHEYVVPLPVFKDAKDKTMIAAESEIVALSDKTFLMLARDSGNGQGLKGDTSLYRKVDIVDVSAATDIAGSNFDDGKPIAPKGVIDPSLTPATLIPFIDLNDKVDLARFGLHNGAPNDKNNLSEKWEAMGLASVLNPNLPDDYFLFVANDNDFLTQDGFQVGAAYKADGGADVDTMFQVFQVTLPGLKK; from the coding sequence ATGAAGAATGTCAGACCTTACACAGCGCGGCTTTTCGCCGCGGTTCTCGCGGCATCCGCCGCCGTGCCAGTCGTCGCAATGGCCGAGAATTCCGCCACCGTCGGCGGCCTCACCTTCGTCAACAAGGGCCTGGTGGGCATCGGCCGCATTCCGGCCAACCAGCGTGACAAATTCGGCGAGACCTTCGGTTCCGGCTCGGGCATGGCGATCGATCCCGCCGCCTGGAGCCGCGACGGCGCCGGCTACAAGGGCACGCTCTACCTGTTGCCCGACCGCGGTTACAACGCCGTCGGCACCGTTGATTACCGGCCACGTCTGAACACCATCTCGATCGGCCTGACGCCGACCGCTCCGGGTGCGGCACCCGAGGTTGGCAAGGAACAGTCGGGCGTCGACGCAAGGCTCGTCGATTCCACACTCTTCGTCGACGACAGGGGCGGCGACATGACCGGTCTCGACCCGGAATCCGGCGTCCGCCCCGCTGCCGGTGATTTTCCGCCGCTGCCGCAGGCGACGAACGGCAAGATCGCGCTCGACAATGAAGCCATCATCCGCATGGCCGACGGCAGCATGTTCGTCAGCGACGAATATGGTCCTTATATCTATCACTTCTCCGCTGACGGCCACCTGCTCTCCGCCACCCAGCCGCCGAAGGCGCTTTTGCCGATGCGCAAGGGCGCGTTGAGCTTTGCCTCCAACAATCCCGGCCCCGGCGCCTCCGCTCCGGACCCGAAAGATCCGGAGACCGGCCGCCAGAACAACCAGGGTCTCGAAGGCATGGCGATGACGCCTGATGGTAAGTTCATCATCGCTGTGCTGCAATCGGCTGCCCGCCAGGACGGCGGCGATTCCGGCTCGACCCGGCAGAATACCCGCGCGCTGATCTATGACGCCGCCGATCCCGATCACCTGAAACTGATGCACGAATATGTCGTGCCGCTGCCGGTCTTCAAGGACGCCAAGGACAAGACGATGATCGCCGCCGAGAGCGAAATCGTCGCCCTGTCCGACAAGACCTTCCTGATGCTCGCCCGTGACAGCGGCAACGGCCAGGGCCTGAAGGGCGACACCTCGCTCTACCGCAAGGTCGACATCGTCGACGTTTCCGCCGCGACCGACATTGCCGGCAGCAATTTCGATGACGGCAAGCCGATCGCGCCGAAGGGCGTCATCGATCCCTCGCTGACGCCGGCGACGCTGATACCCTTCATCGACCTCAACGACAAGGTCGACCTCGCCCGCTTCGGCCTGCACAACGGCGCGCCGAACGACAAGAACAATCTGTCGGAAAAATGGGAAGCCATGGGTCTGGCGAGCGTTCTCAACCCGAACCTGCCGGACGACTACTTCCTGTTCGTCGCCAATGACAACGACTTTTTGACGCAGGATGGTTTCCAGGTGGGTGCCGCCTACAAGGCCGACGGCGGTGCCGACGTCGACACAATGTTCCAGGTCTTCCAGGTCACCCTTCCAGGTCTGAAGAAGTAA
- a CDS encoding protein of unknown function DUF710 (PFAM: protein of unknown function DUF710~KEGG: ret:RHE_CH03493 hypothetical protein) → MAQVTVTIDGKAYRMACEEGQEDHLTDLATRFDRYVGHLKDQFGEIGDLRITVMAGIMITDEIAELTRRVAGLESELETLRGNRDTVLAATARTEENLAAALSEVSSRIRGITDKLNGRSAPELN, encoded by the coding sequence ATGGCGCAGGTGACGGTAACGATCGACGGCAAGGCCTATCGCATGGCCTGCGAGGAAGGGCAGGAGGATCACCTGACCGATCTCGCCACCCGTTTCGACCGCTATGTCGGCCATCTCAAGGATCAGTTCGGCGAAATCGGCGATCTGAGGATCACCGTCATGGCCGGCATCATGATCACGGACGAGATTGCCGAGTTGACGCGCCGCGTCGCCGGATTGGAGTCCGAGCTCGAGACGCTGCGCGGCAATCGCGATACGGTGCTTGCAGCCACCGCCCGGACCGAGGAAAATCTTGCCGCAGCGCTGAGCGAAGTGTCGAGCCGCATCCGCGGCATCACCGACAAGCTGAATGGCCGGTCCGCCCCCGAACTCAATTGA
- a CDS encoding conserved hypothetical protein (KEGG: ret:RHE_CH03494 hypothetical protein) — protein MMPTGKTMEAALNELRQAISSLENAVDMRVERQREQGEIEGEVRRVHADRSRLAQELDQAEFRANRLEEVNREVSRRLVTAMETIRAVLDR, from the coding sequence ATGATGCCCACAGGCAAAACCATGGAAGCAGCGCTCAACGAATTGAGACAGGCGATATCGAGCCTCGAAAACGCCGTCGACATGCGCGTCGAACGGCAGCGCGAGCAGGGCGAGATCGAGGGCGAGGTGCGGCGTGTGCACGCCGACCGCTCGCGCCTGGCGCAGGAGCTCGACCAGGCCGAATTCCGCGCCAACCGGCTGGAAGAGGTTAATCGCGAGGTATCGCGGCGGCTGGTGACGGCCATGGAAACGATCCGCGCAGTTCTGGATCGCTGA
- a CDS encoding transketolase (TIGRFAM: transketolase~PFAM: Transketolase central region; Transketolase domain protein~KEGG: ret:RHE_CH03495 transketolase), translated as MTSPEQHDRMANAIRFLAMDAVEKANSGHPGMPMGMADVATVLFTKYLKFDPKKPHWPNRDRFVLSAGHGSMLLYSVLYLTGYPDMTIEDLKQFRQLGSKTAGHPEYGHATGIETTTGPLGQGIANSVGMAIAERKLREEFGSDLQDHYTYAICGDGCLMEGISHEAIALAGHLKLNKLVLFWDNNSITIDGAVSLSDSTDQIARFKAVHWNTIEIDGHDQAAIADAIEAAHKSDRPTFIACKTIIGFGAPNKQGTHKVHGNPLGAEEIAATRKALNWEAEAFVIPSDVLDSWRAAGARSVDLVKSWEDGLAKAPARAEFTRRMAGGLPEGFDAAISAYKKKLAETKPTVATRKASEDALEVINGFLPETLGGSADLTPSNNTKTSQMHSITPTDFAGRYMHWGIREHGMASAMNGIALHGGLIPYSGGFLIFSDYCRPPIRLASLMGIRVIHVLTHDSIGVGEDGPTHQPVEQLAGLRAIPNLMVFRPADATETAECWQIAIKTHNRPSGLALTRQNLLAARTEYSEKNLCEQGAYVLAGNADAKVTIFASGSEVEIAVAARTALEAKGVTVRVVSVPCTELFFEQPEAYRKEILGNSPVKIAVEAAVREGWDAFIGPEGTFIGMKSFGASGPVKEVYKHFGITADAVVAAAEAKL; from the coding sequence ATGACCTCTCCCGAACAACACGACCGGATGGCGAATGCGATCCGTTTTCTTGCCATGGACGCCGTTGAAAAGGCGAACTCCGGCCACCCGGGCATGCCGATGGGCATGGCCGACGTGGCAACGGTCCTGTTCACCAAATATCTGAAGTTCGATCCGAAGAAGCCGCACTGGCCGAACCGCGATCGCTTCGTGCTGTCGGCCGGCCATGGCTCGATGCTGCTCTATTCGGTGCTGTATCTGACCGGCTATCCTGACATGACGATCGAAGATCTGAAGCAGTTCCGCCAGCTCGGTTCGAAGACCGCCGGCCACCCGGAATACGGTCATGCCACCGGCATCGAAACGACGACCGGTCCGCTCGGCCAGGGCATTGCCAATTCCGTCGGCATGGCGATTGCCGAACGCAAGCTGCGCGAGGAGTTCGGCTCCGATCTCCAGGATCACTATACCTATGCTATCTGCGGCGACGGCTGCCTGATGGAGGGCATCAGCCACGAAGCCATCGCGCTCGCCGGCCACCTGAAGCTCAACAAGCTCGTTCTGTTTTGGGACAACAACTCGATCACCATCGACGGCGCCGTGTCGCTGTCGGATTCCACCGATCAGATCGCCCGCTTCAAGGCCGTACACTGGAACACGATCGAGATCGACGGTCACGATCAGGCCGCGATCGCCGACGCGATCGAAGCTGCTCACAAGTCCGACCGCCCGACCTTCATCGCCTGCAAGACGATCATCGGCTTCGGCGCCCCGAACAAGCAGGGCACCCACAAGGTCCACGGCAACCCGCTCGGCGCCGAAGAAATCGCAGCCACCCGCAAGGCGCTGAACTGGGAAGCCGAAGCCTTCGTCATCCCGTCGGACGTGCTTGATAGCTGGCGTGCTGCCGGCGCCCGCTCCGTCGACCTCGTCAAGAGCTGGGAAGACGGCCTCGCCAAGGCTCCGGCCAGGGCCGAGTTCACCCGCCGCATGGCAGGCGGGCTGCCGGAAGGCTTCGACGCCGCGATCAGCGCATATAAGAAGAAGCTCGCCGAGACCAAGCCGACGGTTGCGACCCGCAAGGCCTCGGAAGACGCGCTCGAGGTCATCAACGGCTTCCTACCGGAAACGCTCGGGGGCTCCGCCGACCTGACGCCGTCGAACAACACCAAGACCAGCCAGATGCATTCGATCACCCCGACGGATTTCGCCGGTCGTTACATGCATTGGGGCATTCGCGAGCATGGCATGGCGTCTGCCATGAACGGCATTGCGCTGCATGGCGGCCTCATCCCCTACAGCGGCGGCTTCCTGATCTTCTCGGATTATTGCCGCCCGCCGATCCGTCTCGCCTCGCTGATGGGCATCCGCGTCATTCACGTCCTGACGCATGACTCGATCGGCGTCGGCGAAGATGGCCCGACGCACCAGCCGGTCGAACAGCTCGCCGGCCTGCGCGCCATCCCGAACCTGATGGTCTTCCGTCCGGCCGACGCCACGGAAACGGCGGAATGCTGGCAGATCGCCATCAAGACGCACAACCGTCCTTCGGGCCTTGCTCTGACGCGCCAGAACCTGCTCGCAGCCCGTACCGAATACAGCGAAAAGAACCTGTGCGAACAGGGTGCCTATGTGCTCGCCGGCAATGCCGACGCCAAGGTGACGATCTTCGCCTCCGGCTCCGAAGTCGAAATCGCCGTTGCAGCCCGTACGGCACTCGAAGCCAAGGGCGTCACCGTCCGCGTCGTATCGGTTCCCTGCACCGAACTGTTCTTCGAGCAGCCGGAAGCCTATCGCAAGGAAATCCTCGGCAACTCGCCAGTCAAGATCGCCGTCGAAGCCGCCGTTCGCGAAGGCTGGGATGCGTTCATCGGACCGGAAGGCACCTTCATCGGCATGAAGAGCTTCGGCGCTTCCGGCCCGGTCAAGGAAGTTTATAAGCATTTCGGCATCACCGCCGACGCCGTCGTTGCAGCCGCGGAAGCAAAGCTTTAA
- a CDS encoding glyceraldehyde-3-phosphate dehydrogenase, type I (KEGG: gap; glyceraldehyde-3-phosphate dehydrogenase, type I; K00134 glyceraldehyde 3-phosphate dehydrogenase~TIGRFAM: glyceraldehyde-3-phosphate dehydrogenase, type I~PFAM: glyceraldehyde 3-phosphate dehydrogenase), giving the protein MTVKVAINGFGRIGRNVLRAIVESGRTDIEVVAINDLGPVETNAHLLRYDSIHGRFPATVKVEGDSIIVGNGKPIKVTAIKDPATLPHRELGVDIAMECTGIFTARDKAAAHLTAGAKRVIVSAPADGADLTVVFGVNHDQLTKEHLVISNASCTTNCLVPVVKVLDDAVGIDHGFMTTIHSYTGDQPTLDTMHKDLYRARAAALSMIPTSTGAAKAVGLVLPHLKGKLDGTSIRVPTPNVSVVDFKFVAKKATSVGEINEAIMAAANGKLKGILGYTDEPLVSRDFNHDSHSSILATDQTKVMEGNFVRVLSWYDNEWGFSSRMSDTAVAFAKLI; this is encoded by the coding sequence ATGACAGTCAAGGTTGCCATCAACGGTTTCGGCCGCATCGGCCGCAACGTCCTTCGCGCCATCGTCGAATCCGGCCGCACCGACATCGAAGTCGTCGCCATCAACGATCTCGGCCCGGTTGAAACCAACGCCCACCTGCTGCGCTATGACTCGATCCACGGCCGGTTCCCGGCAACGGTGAAGGTCGAGGGTGACTCGATCATCGTCGGCAACGGCAAGCCGATCAAGGTCACGGCGATCAAGGATCCGGCCACCCTCCCGCACCGCGAACTCGGCGTCGACATCGCGATGGAATGCACCGGCATCTTCACCGCCCGCGACAAGGCTGCCGCTCACCTGACGGCCGGCGCCAAGCGCGTCATCGTCTCGGCGCCCGCCGACGGCGCTGACCTGACGGTCGTCTTCGGCGTCAACCATGATCAGCTCACCAAGGAGCACTTGGTCATCTCCAACGCGTCCTGCACCACCAACTGCCTGGTGCCGGTTGTGAAGGTTCTCGACGACGCCGTCGGCATTGACCACGGCTTCATGACGACCATCCACTCCTACACCGGCGACCAGCCGACGCTCGACACGATGCACAAGGACTTGTATCGCGCCCGCGCGGCCGCCCTTTCCATGATCCCGACCTCGACGGGTGCAGCCAAGGCAGTCGGCCTCGTTCTGCCGCATCTGAAGGGTAAACTCGACGGCACCTCGATCCGCGTTCCGACTCCGAACGTTTCCGTCGTCGACTTCAAGTTCGTCGCCAAGAAGGCGACCAGCGTTGGTGAAATCAACGAAGCCATCATGGCTGCTGCCAACGGCAAGCTGAAGGGCATCCTCGGCTACACCGACGAGCCGCTCGTCTCCCGTGACTTCAACCACGACAGCCACTCCTCGATCCTCGCGACCGATCAGACCAAGGTCATGGAAGGCAACTTCGTGCGCGTCCTGTCCTGGTACGACAACGAGTGGGGCTTCTCCAGCCGCATGTCCGACACGGCAGTCGCTTTCGCCAAGCTCATCTGA
- a CDS encoding conserved hypothetical protein (KEGG: ret:RHE_CH03497 hypothetical protein) → MDYFTVEIAGRAVASFRSENHEEATHFFEAEDFRDDLTVLESEGKPLWDRKAALSLRKATTEEASEVEHAYEFDDDPERTIEDEFVVFLVPVADLTDEGEDTED, encoded by the coding sequence ATGGATTACTTTACTGTTGAAATCGCCGGCCGCGCCGTTGCCAGTTTCCGCTCGGAAAATCACGAGGAAGCGACGCATTTCTTCGAGGCGGAAGACTTTCGCGACGATCTGACCGTCCTGGAATCCGAAGGCAAGCCTCTCTGGGACCGCAAAGCGGCCCTGAGCCTGCGCAAGGCGACCACCGAGGAAGCAAGCGAAGTCGAGCATGCCTATGAATTCGACGACGATCCCGAACGGACCATCGAGGACGAGTTCGTCGTTTTCCTGGTCCCGGTCGCGGATCTGACCGACGAGGGCGAGGACACAGAAGACTGA
- a CDS encoding conserved hypothetical protein (KEGG: rec:RHECIAT_CH0003739 hypothetical protein): MAEAQKRLSHTTLKRRQRFHPKRDVRPAVLAKANRLVIWVAALIGLSFLAIVIFQAVLG, encoded by the coding sequence ATGGCAGAGGCACAAAAACGCTTGTCCCACACCACCCTCAAACGGCGGCAACGGTTTCACCCCAAGCGGGACGTCAGACCTGCCGTGTTGGCGAAGGCCAATCGTCTGGTCATCTGGGTCGCCGCCCTCATTGGCCTCTCGTTTCTCGCCATCGTCATATTTCAGGCAGTGTTGGGATAG